GTCATAAGCATTGTTATTGGTAATCGTTATGTCAGTGACCCAGCTAAAATGTTGCTTGCCACCCTTTTTATTTGTTTCCCAGTACTCCATGAAATTTACTTTAAAATCATAATGGCTTGTATTGAGTGGTGCGCCATTAATATAACGGTAACTGTGCGTCACCCCGTCTTCTGTTTTGTGCTCATAAGTAATACACTCATGTTCGTTGAGCCATTTAAATAGTGCTTTGTGATCCCCTTCTTTAGCACCCGTTATGAACTGCATATCCAGGTTTTTAAGCTCATTGAGGTGAGGGTAATTTGAAGCCAAGCTGTCTTCAACGACAATGACTTTTAAGTGTGGGTGTTCTCGTTTCAAATCCCTATATAACCGTTTGGAAGCGTTGCGTTCACAGTCGTTTTTAGTATCGCCATCTTCTTTCATGATAAGTTCTGGTACAAATGGAATAACCACTTTTTTATCCGGGTGAACTATGGCTGCGCAATACATATTGTGGTAATACGAGACCTTCTCGTCAGGAAATCGAGCATAATGATAGGATTTGATGGCCAGCTCTATTTCCGCCTTAACTTCTTTTGATAATTCCTTATACATTTTTTTATCATGCAGCAATGTAGGCAAACTATCGATATCTTTAATTGGAATCAAAGTAATTTTTTTGTGGTCATCTATATACCATAATGCAAAATATGTTCGTAGTGGATTAGCTAAAATATAACTACGTGCTTTCAGAGATAGGTCGGTAATAGATTGCTTTGTGGTTAAAACTACAGATAATTTGTGATCATGCTTAATACAACATTGGTCGCAATGAATTACATTGGATGCAAAAAATCCAGTTCCATCCCCAGCCAGTAAATAACGACCGTTTAGGTAACGATAAGATTCCAGGGATTTCCCTCTTTGAAGAAAGGCAAATAACCGCTTATAGACTTTACGCAGAGTAGATGGGGCTCCTTCATCCAATCGCTCGCGCATGTACGTATCACTAGGGATCTGTTCAATGCCATAAAGAGTTCCTAAATTATGTTGAACTTGGGGATCCAGTCGGTGACTCCTATCAAATTGGAGTAATGAAGGGTACTTGAGATTAAACATCGCAAAGGCAGACATCAAACAATCCGTCAACGAAATAACATTTTTCCCTGGCGCAGCATCACGGGGAGATTTGATTTTCTGAAACTCTTTACGAACTACAGTGATCAACCCAACTGCAGACAAAAATTTTCTTATTGGTAACATCTTTGGACATTCTATCATTCAGTTTTAAATTAAAGATAAAATAGCAAAAAAGTTTACGAAATAAAATAGTTGGGATGCAGTACTGGCGCACTGTTGAGTAGGTTACGGGAACTGCTGCCCCAATATAGAGTTGATCAACTTCCCACTGAGGGGTCCAATTGTTTAAACTGAACTCATCCCCATACAGATATCTCACAACGGTCTCTTCAAAGCTTCCTGTCCAGGCATCACTGTAGTAACTGTGTTTGCCTTTGATATGAATATTCGGGTTTTTGACCATGTGATGCAGTAGTTCAACCTTTGACCAATGTTTCTCTTTTTTTGTTTCCATTAATAAAACCCATTACTTTTTGATTCATGTTAGCAAAATATCAAGTTTAAAACGATTAACGGTTGGCAAAATTAAAATTATATGTTCCTATAGTTGATTATTTGTATCCTGTCAGAATCGCCGGGTAAGTGTCTGCCACTGAGTCCGGATTAATCCGAGCCGCGCGCGTCAGCAAGCGGAATTCTTTAAAAATATTCAAAATACCTATTGACACGGTTTTTCTGTAAAACTGATGTTTTTCCATATCAAACGTAAGTCATGCAATATGCATGCCCTAAGATCCCCAAGATCACAATGTAGCCCCTTTCACTAATAAAACATCTCCCTCCTGAGGTCAGATTTTTTCTTAGCCCTTAGTGGCGTTAAAACTCGAAAAATGCGTTCAAAAAAAGTCATGTTATGATTGCCGTATCAGCATTAGTAACGCAGTGGTAGATGATGAAACGCCAAGAAATCAAACAAGTTTTAGATGAGTTAACAAAAGATATCGATAGTCTTGCCGACAAAAAGGCCGTGACTATCATTAAGGTATTGGTTAATTTGGTCGAAATGCTTGCCGAAGAAAATGCTTTGCTCAGAGAGGAAAACCAAGTATTACGTGATGAGATAAACCGCCTTAAGGGTGAACAGGGCAAACCTAATATTCGCGGTCAATCCAAAGGTAGCAATGGCGATAATACAGGCAATTCCAATCATTCATCTGAAGGAGATCGCAATAAACGTGGTAAAGGGAACAATAAAAACACAGGCAAAGACAAAAAAAACGTACGTATTGATAGACGTGTTACGATTGCTCTGGACAAAGCAACGCTGCCAGATGACGCCAAGTTCAAGGGTTTTGAGATTCGAATCATCCAGGATCTAAAAATCATCACGGATAATGTTGAATTCAAGCTGGAAACGTATTACTCACCATCTTTGAAAAAAACCTTTATTGCGCCGATTCCTGGCGAATATAAGGGCAGTGAATTTGGTCCTGGGGTTAAAGCGCTGGTCATCACATTATACCGTGATGCAGGGATGACGGAGAGCGCCATTGAGCGCTTTTTAAAAACATGTGGTATTCAAATATCACATGGTAAAATTGCTTCCATGCTGACAGAAGGCAATGATATTTTTCATCAGGAAAAAGAAGATATTGTCGATGCCGGTAGCAACGCAGGCTTGTACCAGCAGATGGATGACACAGGCAGTCGTGTTAACGGCAAAAATCACTACACCCATGTTTTATGTAATGACTTTTTTACAGCATACTTCACTCGTCGTAAAAAAGATCGCTTGACCTTATTGGAGTTGCTGTGTCGAGACCAATTAAAGTTTATGTTTAATCAGGAGGCTTATGAGTTAATGGATGAGTTTGGTCTCGCAAAAAAATGGTTGGATCAAATTAAACCAATGCTGCATGCACAACCCCTCACACGTGAATCAATCGATAGTTTGATGGGAACACTTTTTCCAAATCCAAAAAAACACAGCACGAATCGACGCATAATTCTTGAGTCAGCAGCTCTTGCCTATTATCAGCACTCGAAATACTTCATCCATTATTTAATGACAGATGATGCGCCTCAGTTTAATAAATTGGCCCTACATCATGCGCTGTGCTGGATCCATGAAGGTCGTCATTATAAAAAACTCACTCCATTCTCAGATATGAATCAGAATATATTGGCTGTATTTCTTGAGCAATTATGGGATTTCTACCATGCATTATTGACTTACAAGACGGCTCCATCTCAATCAATGGCCCAACAACTATCAATGCAATTTGATACTTTGTTCGCAACCACGACAGGCTATGATGTTTTAGATCAACGCATTGCAAAGACACGTGCTAAAAAACAAGCGTTATTATTGGTGTTAGACCATCCATTTCTGCCATTGCACAACAATGCCTCTGAATTAGGGACACGGTTTCAAGCAAGGATACGCGACATCAATCTCCAAACGGTCTCCCAAAATGGCACCAAATCAAAGGATACGTTTGCCACGATTGTACAGACGGCCAGAAAACTGAAAGTTAACGTTTATCAGTATATTTACGATAGGGTGACTAAAAAATTTGAAATGCCATCATTGGCTGAATTAATCTTACTTAAAGTGCGGCAGGTTCCATGCACCACATAAGCATTACAGTGGACCCCATTGTCAAGACAGCGATCCGTTTAATTTAAGATATAACTTTAATTCTACTTTCTTTCGTTGACGAGGGTGCGTAGCACACGAGTCAACCACAATAGCAGTTAATGAAACACCTGTTATTGAGCCTGTGGGTATGTGGGCGCGAAGCCATCGAGTGTGGTCAAGCGGTGGATAACGTCTTTTTGTTATCCATGGCTTGTCCACATGTCCCGAAGGGCGATGGCTGATCCGCAGGACGCGTCCACATATCCACAGGCATTCCATTACGCTGCAGCCTCATATAGGCCAGCATAAACCTCTGACGGCGTGTATATTCCAAATGATTGATGAGG
The sequence above is drawn from the Legionella antarctica genome and encodes:
- a CDS encoding IS66 family transposase, with the protein product MMKRQEIKQVLDELTKDIDSLADKKAVTIIKVLVNLVEMLAEENALLREENQVLRDEINRLKGEQGKPNIRGQSKGSNGDNTGNSNHSSEGDRNKRGKGNNKNTGKDKKNVRIDRRVTIALDKATLPDDAKFKGFEIRIIQDLKIITDNVEFKLETYYSPSLKKTFIAPIPGEYKGSEFGPGVKALVITLYRDAGMTESAIERFLKTCGIQISHGKIASMLTEGNDIFHQEKEDIVDAGSNAGLYQQMDDTGSRVNGKNHYTHVLCNDFFTAYFTRRKKDRLTLLELLCRDQLKFMFNQEAYELMDEFGLAKKWLDQIKPMLHAQPLTRESIDSLMGTLFPNPKKHSTNRRIILESAALAYYQHSKYFIHYLMTDDAPQFNKLALHHALCWIHEGRHYKKLTPFSDMNQNILAVFLEQLWDFYHALLTYKTAPSQSMAQQLSMQFDTLFATTTGYDVLDQRIAKTRAKKQALLLVLDHPFLPLHNNASELGTRFQARIRDINLQTVSQNGTKSKDTFATIVQTARKLKVNVYQYIYDRVTKKFEMPSLAELILLKVRQVPCTT